The proteins below come from a single Agromyces flavus genomic window:
- a CDS encoding MalY/PatB family protein, whose amino-acid sequence MHRVAADPIDLLRTRTSAKWTAYDPDVLPLPVAEMDYPLAEPIAEALHAAVRRSDTGYNRGSRPVAEAFAEFAAARLGWEPDPGQVTCTADVSMGIVEVLRRVVGPGAGVVINPPIYPPFFDLVTEAGATVVEVPLAGGIDDGWSLDLAGIEAAFAEGARAMVLCNPHNPVGHVHHRDDLAALADLAARFAVTIVSDEVHGPLAQPDAPYVPFLTVSDAAREHGIAISAASKAFNLAGLKAAMILTASERGDAVRAALPYEVEWRMGQFGAIASIAAFRHGAYWLDGVLASIDDNRRLLVDLLADLLPEVRYRMPDASYLAWLDLSALGWGDDPAERALTRARVALAPGPGFGAEAGRGHARLNLACSPEVLSEAITRLADAR is encoded by the coding sequence ATGCACCGCGTCGCCGCCGACCCGATCGACCTGCTCCGCACGCGCACGAGCGCGAAGTGGACCGCCTACGACCCCGACGTGCTGCCACTGCCCGTCGCCGAGATGGACTACCCGCTCGCCGAGCCGATCGCCGAGGCGCTGCACGCCGCGGTCCGCCGCTCCGACACGGGCTACAACCGGGGCAGCCGCCCGGTGGCCGAGGCGTTCGCCGAGTTCGCAGCCGCACGCCTGGGCTGGGAGCCCGACCCGGGGCAGGTCACCTGCACAGCCGATGTCAGCATGGGCATCGTCGAGGTGCTGCGCCGCGTCGTCGGGCCGGGTGCCGGCGTCGTCATCAACCCGCCCATCTACCCGCCGTTCTTCGACCTCGTCACGGAGGCCGGCGCGACGGTCGTCGAGGTGCCGCTCGCCGGCGGCATCGACGACGGATGGTCGCTCGACCTGGCCGGCATCGAGGCCGCGTTCGCCGAGGGTGCGCGCGCCATGGTGCTCTGCAATCCGCACAACCCCGTCGGGCACGTGCACCACCGCGACGACCTCGCGGCGCTCGCCGACCTCGCCGCACGCTTCGCCGTCACGATCGTCTCCGACGAGGTGCACGGACCCCTCGCCCAGCCCGACGCGCCGTACGTGCCGTTCCTGACCGTGTCCGATGCGGCGCGGGAGCATGGGATCGCGATCAGCGCGGCGTCGAAGGCGTTCAACCTGGCCGGACTCAAGGCCGCCATGATCCTGACCGCGAGCGAGCGCGGCGACGCCGTCCGGGCAGCCCTCCCCTACGAGGTCGAGTGGCGGATGGGGCAGTTCGGCGCGATCGCGTCCATCGCCGCATTCCGCCACGGCGCGTACTGGCTCGACGGCGTGCTCGCGTCGATCGACGACAACCGGCGGCTCCTCGTCGACCTGCTCGCCGACCTCCTGCCCGAAGTGCGGTACCGGATGCCGGACGCCAGCTACCTCGCCTGGCTCGACCTCTCCGCGCTCGGATGGGGGGACGACCCGGCCGAACGTGCGCTCACGCGGGCGCGTGTCGCGCTCGCGCCCGGGCCCGGATTCGGCGCCGAAGCCGGCCGCGGCCACGCGCGCCTCAACCTCGCGTGCTCACCCGAAGTCCTCTCCGAGGCGATCACGCGACTCGCCGACGCGCGCTGA
- a CDS encoding ABC-F family ATP-binding cassette domain-containing protein, with protein MGFIDVNGVSFSLPDGRPLLADLAFRVAEGRTTALIGQNGAGKTTLLRIIRGDLRPDEGSVQVDGGLGVMDQFVGRGEVVEGVDRTVHGLLVSVAPVRVRAAAIELEQAENALIETDDTAAQMRYASALAEYAEAGGYDQEVVWDHCTMAALGVPFERAKWRELTTLSGGEQKRLALEALLRGPEEVLLLDEPDNSLDVPGKRWLEQQLRATPKTVLLVSHDRELLARAADRIVTLEAGAAGSTAWVHGGSFRGYHAAREERFARLDELRRRWDEQHAQLKQLVQTLKVKATYNDGMASRYQAAVTRLRKFEEAGPPEERPPDQAVSMRLRGARTGKRAVVCERLELTGLMRPFDLEVWYGDRVAVLGSNGSGKSHFLRLLAGGGSDPDPAKGHVTDVGATLGHVPHEGSATLGARIVPGWFAQGHELPGLRGRTLLEILHRGDANREGMAREAASSALDRYGLAGSALQRFESLSGGQQARLQILLLELSGATLLLLDEPTDNLDLVSAEALEEALARFDGTVLAVTHDRWFTRSFDRFLVFRSDGEVVETDVPVFDESRVARAR; from the coding sequence ATGGGCTTCATCGACGTCAACGGCGTCTCCTTCTCGCTGCCCGACGGTCGGCCGCTGCTGGCCGACCTCGCCTTCCGGGTCGCCGAGGGTCGCACGACCGCGCTCATCGGGCAGAACGGGGCGGGCAAGACGACGCTGCTGCGCATCATCCGGGGCGACCTACGCCCCGACGAGGGCAGCGTGCAGGTCGACGGCGGCCTCGGCGTGATGGACCAGTTCGTGGGCCGCGGCGAGGTCGTCGAGGGGGTCGACCGCACCGTGCACGGGCTCCTCGTCTCCGTGGCCCCGGTGCGCGTGCGTGCCGCGGCGATCGAGCTCGAGCAGGCCGAGAACGCGCTCATCGAGACGGATGACACGGCCGCCCAGATGCGGTACGCGTCGGCGCTCGCCGAGTACGCCGAGGCGGGCGGCTACGACCAGGAGGTCGTCTGGGACCACTGCACCATGGCGGCCCTCGGCGTGCCGTTCGAGCGGGCGAAGTGGCGCGAGCTCACCACGCTGTCGGGCGGCGAGCAGAAGCGGCTCGCCCTCGAGGCGCTGCTGCGCGGGCCCGAGGAGGTGCTGCTCCTCGACGAGCCCGACAACTCGCTCGACGTTCCCGGCAAGCGCTGGCTCGAGCAGCAGTTGCGCGCGACGCCGAAGACCGTGCTGCTGGTATCGCACGACCGCGAGCTGCTCGCGCGCGCGGCCGACCGCATCGTCACGCTCGAGGCGGGCGCTGCGGGCAGTACCGCGTGGGTGCACGGCGGTAGCTTCCGCGGCTACCACGCCGCCCGCGAGGAGCGTTTCGCGCGGCTCGACGAGCTGCGCCGCCGGTGGGACGAGCAGCACGCGCAGCTGAAGCAGCTCGTGCAGACCCTCAAGGTCAAGGCGACGTACAACGACGGCATGGCGTCGCGCTACCAGGCCGCCGTGACGCGCCTGCGCAAGTTCGAGGAAGCGGGTCCGCCCGAGGAGCGGCCGCCGGACCAGGCCGTCTCGATGCGGCTGCGCGGCGCCCGCACGGGCAAGCGTGCGGTCGTCTGCGAGCGGCTCGAGCTGACCGGATTGATGCGTCCGTTCGACCTCGAGGTCTGGTACGGCGATCGGGTCGCCGTGCTCGGCTCGAACGGTTCGGGCAAGTCCCACTTCCTGCGCCTGCTCGCGGGCGGGGGCAGCGATCCCGATCCCGCGAAGGGCCACGTGACGGATGTCGGTGCGACGCTGGGGCACGTCCCGCACGAGGGGTCGGCGACCCTGGGCGCCCGCATCGTGCCCGGCTGGTTCGCGCAGGGCCACGAGCTTCCGGGGCTCCGCGGTCGCACGCTGCTCGAGATCCTGCACCGCGGCGACGCGAACCGCGAGGGGATGGCCCGCGAGGCCGCCAGCTCGGCCCTCGACCGCTACGGGCTCGCCGGGTCCGCGCTGCAGCGCTTCGAGTCGCTCTCGGGCGGACAGCAGGCGCGCCTGCAGATCCTGCTGCTCGAGCTCTCCGGCGCGACGCTGCTGCTGCTCGACGAGCCCACCGACAACCTCGACCTCGTCTCGGCCGAAGCGCTCGAGGAGGCGCTCGCGCGATTCGACGGCACGGTGCTCGCGGTCACCCACGACCGCTGGTTCACTCGCTCGTTCGACCGGTTCCTGGTGTTCCGGTCCGACGGCGAGGTCGTCGAGACGGATGTGCCGGTGTTCGACGAGTCGCGCGTGGCTCGGGCGCGCTGA